The following are from one region of the Mustela lutreola isolate mMusLut2 chromosome 9, mMusLut2.pri, whole genome shotgun sequence genome:
- the IL1RN gene encoding interleukin-1 receptor antagonist protein isoform X3: MAAEIACHPSGKRPCRMQVFRIWDINQKTFYLRNNQLVAGYLQGSNTKLEEKLDVVPIEPHTVFLGIHGGKLCLSCVKSGDETRLQLEAVNITDLSKSKDQDKRFTFILSDSGPTTRFESAACPGWFLCTALEADRPVSFTNTPEEARTVTKFYFQKD, from the exons ATGGCTGCAG AGATAGCCTGCCATCCCTCGGGGAAGAGACCTTGCAGGATGCAAGTCTTCAG AATCTGGGATATTAACCAGAAGACCTTCTACCTGAGGAACAACCAGCTGGTTGCTGGGTACTTGCAAGGATCAAATACTAAATTGGAAG aGAAGTTAGATGTGGTGCCCATCGAGCCTCATACCGTGTTCCTGGGGATCCATGGGGGGAAGCTGTGTCTGTCCTGTGTCAAGTCTGGCGATGAGACCAGGCTCCAGCTGGAG GCAGTTAACATCACCGACCTGAGTAAGAGCAAGGATCAAGACAAGCGTTTCACCTTCATCCTCTCGGACAGCGGCCCCACCACCCGCTTCGAGTCTGCCGCCTGCCCCGGCTGGTTCCTCTGCACAGCACTTGAGGCCGACCGGCCCGTCAGCTTCACCAACACCCCCGAAGAGGCCAGGACGGTCACCAAGTTCTACTTCCAGAAAGACTAG
- the IL1RN gene encoding interleukin-1 receptor antagonist protein isoform X2, with product MRAFPFLRVGQGGLEIACHPSGKRPCRMQVFRIWDINQKTFYLRNNQLVAGYLQGSNTKLEEKLDVVPIEPHTVFLGIHGGKLCLSCVKSGDETRLQLEAVNITDLSKSKDQDKRFTFILSDSGPTTRFESAACPGWFLCTALEADRPVSFTNTPEEARTVTKFYFQKD from the exons ATGAGGGCATTTCCGTTTCTCAGAGTAGGACAGGGCGGCTTGG AGATAGCCTGCCATCCCTCGGGGAAGAGACCTTGCAGGATGCAAGTCTTCAG AATCTGGGATATTAACCAGAAGACCTTCTACCTGAGGAACAACCAGCTGGTTGCTGGGTACTTGCAAGGATCAAATACTAAATTGGAAG aGAAGTTAGATGTGGTGCCCATCGAGCCTCATACCGTGTTCCTGGGGATCCATGGGGGGAAGCTGTGTCTGTCCTGTGTCAAGTCTGGCGATGAGACCAGGCTCCAGCTGGAG GCAGTTAACATCACCGACCTGAGTAAGAGCAAGGATCAAGACAAGCGTTTCACCTTCATCCTCTCGGACAGCGGCCCCACCACCCGCTTCGAGTCTGCCGCCTGCCCCGGCTGGTTCCTCTGCACAGCACTTGAGGCCGACCGGCCCGTCAGCTTCACCAACACCCCCGAAGAGGCCAGGACGGTCACCAAGTTCTACTTCCAGAAAGACTAG
- the IL1RN gene encoding interleukin-1 receptor antagonist protein isoform X1 produces the protein MDTCRYPLSYLISFLLFLFHSEIACHPSGKRPCRMQVFRIWDINQKTFYLRNNQLVAGYLQGSNTKLEEKLDVVPIEPHTVFLGIHGGKLCLSCVKSGDETRLQLEAVNITDLSKSKDQDKRFTFILSDSGPTTRFESAACPGWFLCTALEADRPVSFTNTPEEARTVTKFYFQKD, from the exons ATGGACACCTGCAGGTATCCCCTCAGTTACCTgatctctttcctccttttcctgttCCATTCAGAGATAGCCTGCCATCCCTCGGGGAAGAGACCTTGCAGGATGCAAGTCTTCAG AATCTGGGATATTAACCAGAAGACCTTCTACCTGAGGAACAACCAGCTGGTTGCTGGGTACTTGCAAGGATCAAATACTAAATTGGAAG aGAAGTTAGATGTGGTGCCCATCGAGCCTCATACCGTGTTCCTGGGGATCCATGGGGGGAAGCTGTGTCTGTCCTGTGTCAAGTCTGGCGATGAGACCAGGCTCCAGCTGGAG GCAGTTAACATCACCGACCTGAGTAAGAGCAAGGATCAAGACAAGCGTTTCACCTTCATCCTCTCGGACAGCGGCCCCACCACCCGCTTCGAGTCTGCCGCCTGCCCCGGCTGGTTCCTCTGCACAGCACTTGAGGCCGACCGGCCCGTCAGCTTCACCAACACCCCCGAAGAGGCCAGGACGGTCACCAAGTTCTACTTCCAGAAAGACTAG
- the IL1RN gene encoding interleukin-1 receptor antagonist protein isoform X4, whose translation MDTCRIWDINQKTFYLRNNQLVAGYLQGSNTKLEEKLDVVPIEPHTVFLGIHGGKLCLSCVKSGDETRLQLEAVNITDLSKSKDQDKRFTFILSDSGPTTRFESAACPGWFLCTALEADRPVSFTNTPEEARTVTKFYFQKD comes from the exons ATGGACACCTGCAG AATCTGGGATATTAACCAGAAGACCTTCTACCTGAGGAACAACCAGCTGGTTGCTGGGTACTTGCAAGGATCAAATACTAAATTGGAAG aGAAGTTAGATGTGGTGCCCATCGAGCCTCATACCGTGTTCCTGGGGATCCATGGGGGGAAGCTGTGTCTGTCCTGTGTCAAGTCTGGCGATGAGACCAGGCTCCAGCTGGAG GCAGTTAACATCACCGACCTGAGTAAGAGCAAGGATCAAGACAAGCGTTTCACCTTCATCCTCTCGGACAGCGGCCCCACCACCCGCTTCGAGTCTGCCGCCTGCCCCGGCTGGTTCCTCTGCACAGCACTTGAGGCCGACCGGCCCGTCAGCTTCACCAACACCCCCGAAGAGGCCAGGACGGTCACCAAGTTCTACTTCCAGAAAGACTAG